The Leucobacter chromiiresistens genome has a window encoding:
- a CDS encoding AAA family ATPase: protein MSTTELSHDPVPTARPRSVLPSELAQRIGDALARVIQGQREVIETVITTVFAGGHLLLEDVPGVGKTTLAAALARSISADARRIQFTSDMLPTDVTGLSVYDQESRRFQFHPGPIFANIVIGDEVNRATPKTQSALLEAMEERSVTVDGSTHRLPELFVVVATQNPQDMEGTFALPEAQRDRFMTRISLGYPDAASELRMLLATSDRDPRDAAPAVASVEEVRAAQRAAAAVHLSAEVGGYIVDLVGATRSHPGVALGASPRASVHVSRMSRARAAVHGRDFVSPDDVASLAATVLSHRLVPQGRFARADESARAATEIVEEIVARTPLR, encoded by the coding sequence ATGTCGACGACCGAACTCTCGCACGACCCGGTTCCCACCGCCCGCCCCCGCTCCGTGCTGCCGAGCGAGCTGGCGCAGCGCATCGGCGACGCGCTCGCGCGGGTCATCCAGGGGCAGCGCGAGGTCATCGAGACGGTGATCACCACGGTGTTCGCGGGCGGGCACCTGCTGCTCGAGGATGTGCCGGGGGTCGGCAAGACCACCCTGGCCGCGGCGCTCGCGCGCTCCATCAGCGCGGATGCGCGGCGGATCCAGTTCACCTCCGACATGCTGCCGACCGATGTGACCGGGCTCTCGGTGTACGACCAGGAGAGCCGCCGGTTCCAGTTCCATCCCGGCCCGATCTTCGCGAACATCGTGATCGGCGACGAGGTGAACCGGGCCACGCCGAAGACGCAGTCGGCACTGCTCGAGGCCATGGAGGAGCGGTCGGTCACCGTCGACGGGAGCACGCACCGGCTCCCCGAGCTGTTCGTCGTCGTGGCGACCCAGAACCCGCAGGACATGGAGGGCACGTTCGCCCTCCCCGAGGCCCAGCGCGATCGGTTCATGACGCGCATCTCCCTCGGGTACCCCGACGCCGCTTCCGAGCTGCGCATGCTGCTCGCGACCTCTGATCGGGATCCCCGAGACGCCGCCCCCGCCGTCGCCTCCGTCGAGGAGGTGCGCGCCGCGCAGCGCGCCGCCGCCGCGGTGCACCTCTCCGCCGAGGTCGGCGGGTACATCGTCGATCTCGTCGGCGCGACGCGCTCGCACCCCGGGGTCGCCCTCGGGGCGAGCCCGCGCGCGTCGGTGCACGTGAGCCGCATGAGCCGCGCGCGGGCGGCGGTGCACGGCCGCGACTTCGTCTCCCCCGACGATGTCGCGTCGCTCGCCGCGACGGTGCTCTCGCATCGGCTCGTGCCGCAGGGCCGCTTCGCCCGCGCCGACGAGTCGGCGCGCGCGGCGACCGAGATCGTCGAGGAGATCGTCGCGCGAACGCCGCTGCGGTGA
- a CDS encoding DUF58 domain-containing protein, which translates to MRATNGACEGRGAAGWSIALTPRGWACALGALVLGVGWYAIGLRDVWYVAWLLGALVAVSLVGAAVAGGLARFEVRVRPDEPAPPAGTTVQCTANVVHRLPWAARGRVRWVAGGRSATLPLVFAGGSPVVAECAWPAAARGPLEIEVAAVGVVDPLGLVRYESHVRAAASVLVLPRPLPGAAALLDAGASEQLGEGGGVAASGVGDGVVGGGALREYRRGDASRQINWKQSARQGSWLVNLPEPTTRTERALRLDCTAAAYGSAAEFEAAVSAATAIVEEWTLSGHLVTMQLPPQPPVASDAADPLLRALARAQLVVDPASPRRGGRRPAPEATPAPAPVDAPLPAVVVTGAAGSRLRRALAASPGGGVLLAVGAASDAALPAGWRSIHLPVPPSAGPETTP; encoded by the coding sequence ATGCGGGCGACGAACGGGGCCTGCGAGGGGCGCGGCGCTGCGGGGTGGTCGATCGCGCTGACGCCGCGGGGCTGGGCGTGCGCGCTCGGCGCGCTCGTGCTGGGCGTCGGCTGGTACGCCATCGGGCTGCGCGACGTCTGGTATGTCGCGTGGCTGCTCGGCGCGCTCGTCGCGGTGTCGCTCGTCGGCGCGGCGGTCGCTGGCGGCCTCGCGCGGTTCGAGGTGCGGGTGCGGCCCGACGAGCCCGCTCCCCCGGCCGGCACGACCGTGCAGTGCACGGCCAACGTGGTGCACCGACTCCCCTGGGCCGCCCGCGGGCGGGTGCGCTGGGTCGCCGGCGGGCGAAGCGCGACCCTTCCGCTCGTATTCGCGGGAGGGTCGCCCGTGGTCGCCGAGTGCGCGTGGCCGGCGGCGGCGCGCGGGCCGCTCGAGATCGAGGTCGCCGCGGTCGGCGTCGTGGATCCGCTCGGGCTCGTCCGGTACGAGTCGCACGTGCGCGCGGCGGCGTCCGTGCTCGTGCTGCCGCGCCCGCTGCCCGGCGCGGCGGCGCTGCTCGACGCCGGGGCCTCCGAGCAGCTCGGCGAGGGCGGCGGCGTGGCCGCCTCGGGCGTCGGCGACGGGGTGGTCGGCGGCGGCGCGCTGCGCGAGTACCGCAGAGGCGACGCGTCTCGCCAGATCAATTGGAAGCAGAGCGCGCGGCAGGGCTCGTGGCTGGTGAACCTCCCCGAGCCGACGACGCGCACCGAGCGCGCGCTGCGGCTCGACTGCACCGCCGCAGCATACGGGTCGGCGGCCGAGTTCGAGGCCGCCGTATCGGCTGCGACCGCGATCGTCGAGGAGTGGACGCTCTCCGGTCACCTCGTCACGATGCAGCTGCCGCCGCAGCCGCCGGTCGCGAGCGACGCCGCCGATCCGCTGCTGCGCGCCCTCGCCCGCGCGCAGCTCGTCGTCGATCCGGCGAGCCCCCGAAGGGGCGGGAGGCGCCCGGCACCCGAGGCGACGCCGGCTCCCGCCCCCGTCGATGCTCCGCTGCCCGCGGTCGTCGTCACGGGAGCGGCGGGCTCCCGTCTGCGCAGAGCCCTGGCGGCCTCCCCCGGCGGCGGGGTGCTCCTCGCCGTCGGCGCCGCGTCCGACGCGGCCCTCCCCGCCGGCTGGCGGTCGATCCATCTGCCCGTCCCGCCGTCGGCCGGCCCGGAGACGACGCCGTGA
- a CDS encoding transglutaminase domain-containing protein, translating into MTAAPDATERLPAARLCAAGGLLLLLWVIALGSLTRVFAWGAWWPSAVALVGVTIATACALRARSPRRGLRAGLGGFTAGLGAWALLLLLNGRAGDWWSDPAGVFEQAQLRIIGGSAPLTVAGPLSDLLLAVVLLVAAATSLLLVAADLPLFAGGLVALVLLVPAAVTGVSAGAPAWLGALLALALLAWAGSRTPRWYGALAGAVAAALAAGAMAVTPATQDRIWNDSLFPSPVSRTVPDVTLALAEDLRERSSAPAFSFTSSAPGPLRFTLATLADFEGGQWQPQQELAADGSDVTRARSAASLPPSASEAAPPAPARTVTVTVDGLLSSWLPLPQSTTHVLPTGADEPFQAERWIWSAEANTAQTERDITRRGYQYTAEAAPLDAGQLPADGLASLPQRATELIADPDPESPLAAYLALPEGLPESISSAAVEAAEGRTSRIAVGRALQEWFRSGAFDYDEAAPYQPGADPDDPYAVMTEFLDTRRGFCVHYAATFAVMARDLGVPTRVAVGYATRAERDERTVVLGRELHAWPEIYVDDVGWVAFEPTPGGAGLEADGDRPPRAETSETPEAAEAPESEPADPTRPSETPVDDPATGPAAGADAATADDTAPSGAALTVSALALVALLLLTASAPAARRLLRRRRRLRAVVQGSAPAAAAWSELRDTATDLGIDARAGVSSAPRAQTAEALLEHWRGTGALPEAAAADARALAEAMTAERYGSSRAALEAGADRARRSDLARLLADCTAALQQAAGPARRRRARWWPRSAMRRRGGGGGGSRGGRGESGGGA; encoded by the coding sequence GTGACCGCGGCGCCCGACGCGACGGAGCGTCTGCCCGCGGCCCGCCTCTGCGCCGCGGGAGGCCTCCTCCTGCTGCTGTGGGTCATCGCCCTCGGGTCGCTGACCCGCGTCTTCGCGTGGGGCGCGTGGTGGCCATCGGCGGTCGCCCTCGTCGGCGTCACCATCGCGACCGCGTGCGCCCTCCGTGCGCGCTCTCCGCGGCGCGGGCTCCGCGCCGGGCTCGGCGGGTTCACCGCCGGCCTCGGGGCGTGGGCGCTGCTCCTGCTGCTGAACGGGCGCGCCGGCGACTGGTGGAGCGATCCCGCCGGCGTCTTCGAGCAGGCGCAGCTGCGCATCATCGGCGGCTCCGCACCGCTCACCGTCGCCGGGCCGCTCTCCGACCTGCTGCTCGCCGTCGTACTGCTGGTCGCCGCCGCCACGTCGCTGCTGCTCGTCGCCGCCGACCTGCCGCTCTTCGCCGGAGGCCTCGTCGCCCTCGTGCTGCTCGTGCCGGCGGCCGTCACCGGGGTCTCTGCCGGCGCGCCCGCCTGGCTCGGAGCCCTGCTGGCCCTCGCGCTCCTCGCCTGGGCGGGCTCGCGCACGCCGCGCTGGTACGGAGCACTCGCGGGCGCCGTCGCCGCCGCACTCGCGGCGGGGGCGATGGCCGTCACCCCCGCGACGCAGGATCGCATCTGGAACGACTCGCTCTTCCCGTCGCCCGTGTCGCGCACCGTGCCCGACGTCACGCTGGCACTCGCCGAAGATCTTCGGGAGCGCAGCAGCGCGCCGGCCTTCAGCTTCACGAGCTCGGCTCCCGGCCCGCTGCGGTTCACGCTCGCGACGCTCGCCGACTTCGAGGGCGGGCAGTGGCAGCCGCAGCAGGAGCTCGCGGCCGACGGCTCCGACGTCACCCGAGCCCGATCGGCGGCGTCCCTGCCCCCGTCGGCGTCGGAGGCCGCACCCCCGGCGCCCGCGCGCACCGTCACCGTCACCGTCGACGGATTGCTGAGCTCCTGGCTGCCGCTGCCGCAGTCGACTACGCACGTGCTCCCGACGGGCGCCGACGAGCCCTTCCAGGCCGAGCGGTGGATCTGGTCGGCCGAGGCGAACACCGCGCAGACCGAGCGAGACATCACCCGGCGGGGGTACCAATACACCGCCGAGGCGGCGCCGCTCGACGCCGGCCAGCTGCCCGCCGACGGGCTCGCCTCCCTGCCGCAGCGGGCGACGGAGCTCATCGCGGACCCCGATCCCGAATCGCCGCTCGCGGCGTACCTCGCACTCCCCGAGGGGCTGCCCGAGTCGATCTCCTCGGCGGCCGTCGAAGCCGCCGAGGGGCGCACGAGCAGGATCGCCGTGGGCCGAGCGCTCCAGGAGTGGTTCCGCAGCGGAGCGTTCGACTACGACGAAGCCGCGCCGTACCAGCCGGGGGCCGACCCCGACGATCCGTACGCGGTGATGACCGAGTTCCTCGACACGCGGCGCGGGTTCTGCGTGCACTACGCGGCGACCTTCGCGGTGATGGCGCGCGATCTCGGCGTGCCGACCCGGGTCGCCGTCGGCTACGCGACGCGCGCCGAACGCGACGAGCGCACCGTCGTGCTGGGCCGCGAGCTGCACGCCTGGCCCGAGATCTACGTCGACGACGTCGGGTGGGTCGCGTTCGAGCCGACGCCGGGCGGCGCCGGGCTGGAGGCCGACGGCGATCGCCCGCCGCGTGCGGAGACGAGCGAAACGCCCGAAGCCGCCGAGGCGCCCGAGAGCGAGCCCGCCGACCCGACGCGGCCGAGCGAGACGCCCGTCGACGATCCCGCCACCGGCCCGGCGGCCGGCGCGGATGCCGCGACCGCCGATGACACCGCTCCCTCGGGCGCCGCGCTCACCGTCTCTGCGCTCGCGCTCGTCGCCCTGCTGCTCCTGACTGCGAGCGCGCCCGCCGCGCGGCGCCTCCTGCGTCGCCGCCGTCGCCTGCGGGCGGTCGTGCAGGGATCGGCGCCCGCAGCAGCCGCGTGGAGCGAGCTGCGGGACACGGCGACCGACCTCGGCATCGACGCGCGCGCCGGGGTCTCGAGCGCTCCGCGCGCGCAGACCGCGGAAGCGCTGCTCGAGCACTGGCGCGGCACGGGCGCGCTCCCCGAGGCGGCCGCCGCCGACGCGCGTGCGCTCGCGGAGGCGATGACGGCGGAGCGCTACGGCTCGAGCCGTGCGGCCCTCGAGGCCGGCGCCGACCGCGCGCGCCGCTCCGATCTCGCGCGACTGCTGGCCGACTGCACGGCGGCGCTGCAGCAGGCGGCGGGGCCCGCCCGACGCCGGCGCGCGCGCTGGTGGCCGCGATCGGCGATGCGTCGGCGCGGAGGCGGAGGCGGCGGGAGTCGCGGGGGTCGCGGCGAGAGCGGCGGGGGCGCGTGA
- a CDS encoding metal-sensitive transcriptional regulator, whose product MTHPTTDPETAAHRHGYISDKTKYRNRLRRLEGQVRGIDRMVADERYCIDILTQISAVTKALENVALGLLEDHLRHCVVDAVHTGGETAEHKLTEASEAIARLVRS is encoded by the coding sequence ATGACCCACCCGACGACCGACCCGGAGACCGCAGCGCACCGGCACGGCTACATCAGCGACAAGACGAAGTACCGCAACCGTCTGCGCCGCCTCGAAGGGCAGGTGCGGGGCATCGACCGCATGGTCGCGGACGAGCGGTACTGCATCGACATCCTCACCCAGATCTCCGCCGTCACCAAGGCGCTGGAGAACGTCGCGCTCGGGCTCCTCGAAGATCATCTGCGGCACTGCGTGGTCGACGCCGTGCACACCGGTGGAGAGACGGCCGAGCACAAATTGACAGAGGCATCCGAGGCGATCGCGCGACTCGTGCGATCGTAG
- a CDS encoding heavy metal translocating P-type ATPase — MSTHTPPAPGTGVELEIGGMTCASCANRIERKLNKLDGVTATVNYATEKARVTVPEGYDPALLISEVEKTGYTAALPRRERDASADGAGDPCGDADPELTSLRQRLVGSVVLTVPVIAMSMIPALQFPFWQWASLALAAPVIVWAAWPFHRAAWTNLKHGAATMDTLISMGTGAAFLWSLYALFFGTAGEPGMTHAFEFAIAPSDGAANIYLEVGAGVTMFILAGRYFEKRSKRQAGAALRALLELGAKEVSVLRDGREVQIPTTELAVGDEFVVRPGEKIATDGVVVSGSSAVDASMLTGESAPVEVAEGDTVTGATVNAGGRLVVRATRVGSDTQLAQMAQLVEDAQSGKAEVQRLADRISGVFVPIVIGIAVAVLGAWLGAGFPVAAAFTAAVAVLVIACPCALGLATPTALLVGTGRGAQMGVLIKGPEVLESTRTVDTVVLDKTGTVTTGRMTLVDVVVEPGVDRAELLRFAGALEHASEHPIARAIAAGATAEVGPLPDPEHFENAAGAGVQGVVDGTAVVVGRESLLADWSQQLSPEVAAAKARAEGEGKTVVAVGWDGRARGVLVVADAVKPTSARAVAELRGLGLTPVLLTGDNAAVARRIGAEVGIDEVIAEVLPQEKVAVVARMQRAGRVVAMVGDGVNDAPALAQADLGLAMGSGTDAAIEAADITLVGGDLRAAVDAIRLSRRTLATIKTNLFWAFAYNVAAIPIAALGMLNPMLAGAAMAFSSVFVVGNSLRLRGFRSVTR, encoded by the coding sequence GTGAGCACGCACACACCACCTGCGCCGGGCACCGGCGTCGAACTGGAGATCGGCGGCATGACCTGCGCGTCGTGCGCGAACCGGATCGAGCGGAAGCTGAACAAGCTCGACGGCGTCACGGCGACGGTGAACTACGCGACCGAGAAGGCGCGGGTCACGGTGCCGGAGGGCTACGACCCGGCGCTGCTGATCAGCGAGGTCGAGAAGACCGGCTACACCGCAGCCCTGCCGCGGCGGGAGCGCGACGCGTCCGCGGACGGCGCGGGCGACCCGTGCGGCGACGCCGACCCCGAGCTGACGTCGCTGCGCCAGCGACTCGTCGGATCGGTCGTGCTTACGGTTCCCGTGATCGCGATGTCGATGATCCCGGCCCTGCAGTTCCCGTTCTGGCAGTGGGCCTCCCTCGCCCTCGCAGCGCCGGTGATCGTCTGGGCCGCGTGGCCCTTCCACCGGGCGGCGTGGACGAACCTCAAGCACGGCGCCGCCACCATGGACACGCTCATCTCGATGGGCACGGGCGCCGCCTTCCTGTGGTCGCTCTACGCGCTCTTCTTCGGCACGGCGGGCGAGCCCGGCATGACGCACGCGTTCGAGTTCGCCATCGCCCCGTCGGACGGAGCGGCGAACATCTACCTCGAGGTCGGGGCCGGGGTGACGATGTTCATCCTCGCGGGCCGCTACTTCGAGAAGCGCTCCAAGCGGCAGGCGGGAGCCGCCCTGCGCGCGCTGCTCGAGCTCGGCGCGAAGGAGGTCTCCGTGCTGCGCGACGGGCGCGAGGTGCAGATCCCGACGACCGAGCTCGCGGTCGGAGACGAGTTCGTCGTGCGCCCCGGTGAGAAGATCGCGACCGACGGCGTCGTGGTTTCGGGCTCGTCGGCGGTGGACGCCTCGATGCTCACCGGCGAATCGGCCCCCGTCGAGGTCGCCGAGGGCGACACCGTGACCGGGGCGACCGTGAACGCCGGCGGGCGACTCGTCGTGCGGGCCACCCGCGTCGGCTCGGACACACAGCTCGCGCAGATGGCGCAGCTCGTCGAGGACGCGCAGTCGGGGAAGGCGGAGGTGCAGCGACTGGCCGACCGCATCTCGGGCGTCTTCGTGCCCATCGTGATCGGGATCGCGGTCGCCGTGCTCGGCGCGTGGCTCGGCGCCGGGTTCCCGGTCGCCGCCGCCTTCACGGCGGCAGTGGCCGTGCTCGTGATCGCCTGCCCCTGCGCGCTCGGGCTCGCCACGCCGACCGCGCTCCTCGTCGGCACCGGTCGGGGCGCGCAGATGGGGGTGCTCATCAAGGGGCCCGAGGTGCTGGAATCGACCCGGACGGTCGACACCGTCGTGCTCGACAAGACCGGCACCGTCACGACCGGCCGGATGACGCTGGTCGACGTCGTCGTCGAACCCGGCGTCGACCGCGCCGAGCTGCTGCGCTTCGCGGGGGCGCTCGAGCACGCCTCCGAGCACCCCATCGCCCGGGCCATCGCGGCGGGGGCGACGGCGGAGGTGGGGCCGCTGCCCGATCCGGAGCACTTCGAGAACGCTGCGGGCGCGGGCGTGCAGGGCGTCGTGGACGGCACCGCGGTGGTGGTGGGTCGCGAATCCCTCCTCGCCGACTGGTCGCAGCAGCTGTCGCCGGAGGTCGCCGCCGCGAAGGCGCGCGCCGAGGGCGAGGGGAAGACCGTGGTGGCGGTCGGATGGGACGGCCGGGCGCGGGGCGTGCTCGTGGTCGCCGACGCCGTGAAGCCGACCAGCGCGCGCGCCGTCGCCGAGCTGCGGGGCCTCGGCCTGACACCGGTGCTGCTCACGGGTGACAACGCGGCTGTCGCGCGTCGGATCGGCGCGGAGGTCGGCATCGACGAGGTGATCGCGGAGGTGCTGCCGCAGGAGAAGGTGGCGGTCGTCGCCCGCATGCAGCGCGCGGGCAGAGTCGTGGCGATGGTGGGCGACGGCGTCAACGACGCCCCGGCGCTCGCCCAGGCCGACCTGGGGCTCGCGATGGGCTCCGGAACCGATGCCGCGATCGAGGCCGCCGACATCACCCTCGTGGGCGGCGACCTGCGCGCCGCGGTGGACGCGATCCGGCTCTCCCGCCGCACCCTCGCCACGATCAAGACGAACCTGTTCTGGGCGTTCGCCTACAACGTCGCCGCGATTCCGATCGCCGCGCTCGGCATGCTCAACCCGATGCTCGCGGGGGCGGCGATGGCGTTCTCATCGGTGTTCGTCGTGGGCAACAGCCTGCGGCTGCGCGGGTTCCGGAGCGTGACCCGGTGA
- a CDS encoding TraR/DksA family transcriptional regulator — MEHDDPRARGLLLAEQERIAARVTKLERDIAALTSARRSSVDDDEHDPDGEPLSARWSLLAGLLESARDDARQAADAVRRLDAGAYGVCVACGQPIPAGQLDVRPFRERCVACTP, encoded by the coding sequence GTGGAGCACGACGACCCCCGCGCACGCGGGCTGCTGCTCGCGGAGCAGGAGCGGATCGCGGCGCGCGTGACGAAGCTGGAGCGCGACATCGCGGCCCTCACGAGCGCGCGCCGCAGCTCGGTGGACGACGACGAGCACGACCCCGACGGGGAGCCGCTCTCGGCGCGGTGGTCGCTGCTCGCCGGGCTGCTGGAGTCGGCGCGCGACGATGCGCGGCAGGCCGCCGATGCGGTGCGCCGCCTCGATGCGGGCGCCTACGGGGTGTGCGTCGCGTGCGGGCAGCCGATCCCCGCCGGGCAGCTCGACGTGCGGCCCTTCCGGGAGCGCTGCGTCGCCTGCACGCCGTAG
- a CDS encoding heavy-metal-associated domain-containing protein encodes MAENEYRVTGMTCEHCEMSVREEVGEVAGVTGVKVSAQTGRLVVTGDREIDDAAILAAVEEAGYRAARV; translated from the coding sequence ATGGCCGAGAACGAGTACCGGGTGACCGGAATGACCTGCGAGCACTGCGAGATGTCGGTGCGCGAGGAGGTCGGCGAGGTCGCGGGCGTCACAGGCGTGAAGGTGAGCGCGCAGACCGGGCGGCTCGTCGTGACGGGCGATCGCGAGATCGACGACGCCGCGATCCTCGCGGCGGTCGAGGAAGCCGGATACCGGGCGGCGCGAGTCTGA
- a CDS encoding YdhK family protein produces the protein MRAPARLALYAAGLLVAFGGAYGLAGVIVPDSAVEPWRAESRHDGHEDDGAEGEAMNGDEQKAHGAEGAGAHDHPADGGAPPEGIRPAAEPRYAVGAAVRLTADHMPGMDGAEATVSGAFETTTYSVTYTPTTGGDPVIDHRWVVHEELDHPGPAPLAPGAEAVLLAEHMPGMRGATATAVSATQETVYMVDLTTDEMTMTNHKWVVESEMRPAD, from the coding sequence ATGCGCGCGCCCGCACGCCTCGCCCTCTACGCAGCGGGTCTGCTGGTGGCCTTCGGCGGAGCCTACGGGCTGGCCGGCGTCATCGTGCCTGACAGCGCGGTGGAGCCTTGGCGGGCCGAGAGCCGGCACGACGGGCACGAGGACGATGGAGCCGAAGGAGAGGCCATGAACGGCGACGAACAGAAAGCGCACGGTGCGGAGGGCGCCGGGGCGCACGACCATCCGGCCGACGGCGGGGCGCCGCCCGAGGGGATCCGGCCCGCAGCCGAGCCCCGGTACGCGGTGGGCGCCGCGGTGCGCCTGACCGCCGACCACATGCCCGGCATGGACGGCGCCGAGGCCACGGTCTCGGGCGCCTTCGAGACGACGACCTACTCGGTCACGTACACGCCGACCACGGGAGGCGATCCGGTGATCGACCACCGCTGGGTGGTGCACGAAGAGCTCGACCACCCGGGACCGGCACCGCTGGCGCCCGGAGCCGAGGCGGTGCTGCTTGCCGAGCACATGCCCGGCATGCGGGGCGCGACGGCGACCGCGGTCAGCGCGACGCAGGAGACCGTGTACATGGTCGACCTCACGACCGACGAGATGACGATGACGAACCACAAATGGGTCGTCGAGAGCGAGATGCGCCCGGCCGACTGA